A region of Neochlamydia sp. S13 DNA encodes the following proteins:
- the accC gene encoding acetyl-CoA carboxylase biotin carboxylase subunit, which yields MQKVLIANRGEIAVRIIRACHDLGLQTVAVYSQADAEALHVLHADEAICIGEAPAAKSYLKISNILSACEITGADAIHPGYGFLSENANFASICESCGLNFIGPAPASITLLGDKAKAKATAKKAGCPVIPGSEGIVSDLKEGLEVAKEIGYPIFIKAVSGGGGKGIRIAYSEEEFIRLFPAARAEADASFSNPDVYLEKMIVDPRHIEVQVIGDKYGNYIHLGERDCSIQRRRQKLIEEAPSPLLNSKLRQKIGQAAINVVKEANYYSVATVEFLLDADHHFYFMEVNTRIQVEHTVTEELTGVDLLGEQLSVAMGNKLRYAQEEISFKGHVIQFRINAENPAANFSPSPGRLEYYLPPGGPHVRVDSACYSGYQIPPNYDSMIAKLIVHGKDRLEAIAIGKRALREFHIGGVDSTIPFHLYMLHDKKFLHSDFHLSYIDGLIAEGCSFSLEE from the coding sequence ATGCAAAAAGTTCTTATTGCTAACCGTGGTGAAATTGCCGTTAGGATTATCCGTGCTTGTCACGATTTAGGCTTACAAACAGTAGCAGTTTATTCACAAGCAGATGCCGAGGCTCTTCATGTGTTGCATGCCGATGAAGCCATTTGTATCGGCGAAGCTCCTGCTGCTAAATCTTATCTTAAGATCTCTAACATCCTCTCTGCCTGTGAAATAACAGGAGCAGATGCCATACATCCAGGCTATGGTTTTTTAAGCGAAAATGCTAATTTTGCTTCCATTTGCGAAAGTTGCGGCTTAAATTTCATCGGGCCTGCTCCTGCCTCGATCACGTTGCTAGGAGATAAAGCTAAGGCTAAGGCCACGGCAAAAAAGGCCGGCTGTCCTGTCATCCCTGGCTCCGAGGGAATCGTAAGCGATCTAAAAGAGGGCCTAGAAGTAGCCAAGGAGATTGGATACCCGATTTTCATTAAAGCCGTATCAGGGGGAGGGGGGAAAGGAATACGCATTGCTTATAGTGAAGAAGAATTCATACGTCTTTTTCCTGCTGCACGTGCTGAGGCAGATGCAAGCTTTAGTAATCCTGATGTCTACCTAGAGAAGATGATTGTTGATCCTCGGCATATTGAAGTCCAAGTTATTGGAGATAAATATGGCAACTACATTCACCTTGGAGAGAGAGATTGTTCCATCCAAAGGCGTCGTCAAAAACTTATTGAAGAGGCCCCTAGTCCGCTGCTAAATAGCAAATTGAGGCAAAAAATTGGCCAAGCAGCGATTAATGTTGTTAAAGAGGCTAATTATTATTCAGTAGCTACCGTTGAATTTTTATTGGATGCTGATCATCATTTCTATTTTATGGAAGTAAATACAAGGATTCAGGTAGAACATACGGTGACAGAGGAGCTAACAGGAGTGGATCTTCTTGGAGAGCAGCTGAGTGTAGCAATGGGTAATAAACTGCGGTATGCCCAAGAAGAGATTAGCTTTAAGGGGCATGTTATCCAATTTCGCATCAATGCCGAAAACCCTGCAGCAAATTTTTCACCTTCTCCTGGACGACTTGAATATTATTTACCTCCTGGTGGCCCCCATGTTCGTGTGGATAGTGCTTGTTATTCAGGCTATCAAATTCCTCCCAATTACGACTCCATGATTGCTAAATTAATTGTCCATGGCAAAGATCGTTTAGAAGCGATAGCTATAGGAAAACGAGCCTTACGAGAGTTTCATATTGGCGGCGTAGACTCAACCATTCCTTTTCATCTCTATATGCTTCATGATAAAAAATTTCTTCATTCCGATTTTCATCTAAGCTATATTGATGGCTTGATTGCAGAAGGGTGTTCTTTTAGTTTAGAAGAGTAA
- a CDS encoding aspartate kinase yields MQTLVMKFGGAAVATAEHFSYIADLIISRKKDFQRLVVVVSAMGKTTDHLIALAKQVNPDPPRREYDMLVTVGERISCSLLAMALAAKGYEALSFTGSQSGIITCSKHTEARIIDVRPTRVLPLLDSGKIVIVAGFQGVSRLGEITTLGRGGSDTTAVALGVILKASVVEFFKDVPGVYAEDPKKNPHAAFYSKLTYKQALEVVGKGGKILHPRCIELAYKNYLPLKIRSFKTYGMGENERCTIIFEDSCQPDKHLFEDEI; encoded by the coding sequence ATGCAGACACTTGTAATGAAATTTGGAGGGGCAGCAGTAGCTACTGCTGAGCATTTTTCCTATATAGCCGATCTTATTATTTCACGAAAAAAAGATTTTCAACGTCTTGTAGTCGTAGTAAGTGCGATGGGAAAAACCACAGATCATTTGATTGCATTAGCTAAGCAAGTTAACCCTGACCCTCCTCGCCGAGAATATGATATGCTAGTGACCGTAGGAGAAAGAATCAGCTGTTCTTTGCTTGCAATGGCCTTGGCCGCTAAAGGATACGAGGCTTTAAGCTTTACAGGTAGCCAATCAGGAATTATTACTTGTTCAAAGCATACGGAAGCAAGAATTATCGATGTGCGGCCTACTCGTGTTTTGCCCTTGCTAGATTCTGGTAAAATCGTTATTGTAGCAGGATTCCAAGGGGTAAGCAGATTAGGAGAAATTACTACTTTAGGGCGAGGTGGCTCAGATACTACAGCAGTAGCTTTAGGAGTGATTTTAAAGGCCTCGGTCGTAGAGTTTTTTAAAGATGTTCCGGGAGTTTATGCAGAAGACCCTAAAAAAAATCCTCACGCAGCTTTTTATTCAAAGCTTACTTATAAGCAAGCTTTAGAGGTAGTTGGTAAAGGTGGAAAGATATTACATCCTCGTTGTATAGAATTGGCCTATAAGAATTATTTGCCCTTAAAGATAAGATCTTTTAAGACATATGGTATGGGAGAAAATGAAAGGTGCACAATAATTTTTGAAGACTCTTGCCAGCCGGATAAGCATTTGTTTGAAGATGAAATTTAA
- the accB gene encoding acetyl-CoA carboxylase biotin carboxyl carrier protein — MELKQIKELMGAMGRTGTKRVTIKKEGFEIEIERYDGGTIKVPESMFESPEETFNKTDEALRRANISVASLAVPPGQAVEHKEDANTFFVTSPMVGTFYNTPSPEEPPFVKVGSKIDKNSVVCIIEAMKVMNEIKAGATGTVAEVLVENGHPVEFGTKLFRIT, encoded by the coding sequence GTGGAGCTAAAGCAGATAAAGGAATTGATGGGGGCGATGGGACGTACGGGAACCAAACGCGTAACTATTAAAAAAGAAGGCTTTGAAATTGAGATCGAAAGATACGATGGGGGAACCATAAAGGTTCCCGAGTCAATGTTTGAGTCGCCAGAAGAGACTTTTAATAAAACAGACGAGGCCTTGCGGCGGGCAAATATTAGTGTGGCTTCTTTGGCAGTGCCACCTGGTCAAGCGGTAGAGCATAAGGAAGATGCAAATACATTTTTTGTCACTTCGCCCATGGTAGGAACATTTTATAATACGCCTTCTCCTGAAGAACCTCCTTTTGTTAAAGTAGGTAGTAAAATTGATAAAAATAGCGTTGTTTGCATTATAGAAGCTATGAAAGTAATGAATGAAATCAAAGCTGGAGCAACAGGGACGGTGGCTGAAGTGCTAGTAGAAAACGGACATCCTGTAGAATTTGGAACAAAACTCTTTCGAATTACGTAG
- the rpe gene encoding ribulose-phosphate 3-epimerase, which translates to MIKTHPIKVATSILAGDFGYLADTAKKIEDSGADSLHIDIMDGNFVPNLTMGPQAVAAINRATNMFLDVHLMVYHPFDYIERFVEAGADNITIHFEATEEVDETLEYIRKCNIKAGLAFCPETSASMIPKYLNKCDLILLMTVHPGFGGQKFMPEVLEKISFTRECLTKLDICQGGMTAKEDSPEKLPPFDIQVDGGITPETARLCVKAGANILVAGTFLFKSPNMHEGVESLRCL; encoded by the coding sequence ATGATAAAAACACACCCTATAAAAGTGGCTACCTCTATTTTAGCAGGTGACTTTGGCTATTTGGCAGATACGGCTAAGAAAATTGAGGACTCGGGGGCAGACTCTTTGCATATTGATATCATGGATGGAAATTTTGTGCCCAATTTAACGATGGGGCCACAAGCTGTTGCTGCTATTAATCGTGCTACGAATATGTTTTTAGATGTTCATTTAATGGTTTATCATCCCTTTGATTATATCGAACGTTTTGTTGAAGCAGGTGCAGACAACATTACTATCCACTTTGAGGCTACCGAAGAGGTAGATGAAACTTTGGAATATATTCGTAAGTGCAACATTAAAGCAGGCCTAGCTTTTTGCCCTGAGACGTCGGCCTCTATGATTCCTAAATATTTAAATAAGTGTGATCTTATCTTGCTTATGACTGTTCATCCAGGTTTTGGAGGACAAAAATTTATGCCTGAGGTCCTAGAAAAAATAAGCTTTACGCGTGAATGCTTGACTAAACTTGATATTTGCCAAGGGGGGATGACTGCTAAGGAAGATTCTCCTGAAAAGCTACCTCCTTTTGATATTCAAGTCGATGGAGGAATTACTCCAGAAACTGCTAGGTTATGTGTAAAAGCAGGGGCTAACATCTTAGTGGCGGGAACATTTTTATTTAAGAGCCCTAACATGCATGAAGGAGTAGAAAGCTTACGCTGCCTTTGA
- a CDS encoding elongation factor P produces the protein MVMSNQLTPGMTISINNKLYRVETTVKVMVPKGTPFIKTKLRDLTSNELIEKNFKLNQSIKDVNLAERRLEFLYLEGKDYLFLDIENLNQILIPQHIIGNSINYLKEGVEVKASFFGETIFAVELPQFLELMVAKVEGGENKSILANASKAALLETGAKIEVPPFIEAGDIIKIDTRSYEYIQRV, from the coding sequence ATGGTTATGAGTAACCAGCTAACTCCTGGAATGACAATTTCTATCAATAACAAACTTTATCGCGTGGAAACTACGGTAAAAGTGATGGTACCCAAGGGTACACCTTTTATAAAAACAAAATTACGTGATTTAACATCTAATGAACTGATTGAAAAGAATTTTAAATTAAATCAGTCAATTAAAGATGTTAATCTAGCAGAACGTCGTCTAGAATTTCTTTATTTAGAAGGAAAAGATTACCTTTTTTTAGACATTGAAAACCTTAATCAAATTTTAATTCCTCAACATATTATAGGCAATAGCATCAACTACTTGAAAGAAGGCGTAGAAGTTAAAGCTTCTTTTTTTGGTGAAACTATTTTTGCTGTAGAGCTACCTCAGTTTTTAGAATTGATGGTTGCAAAAGTGGAAGGAGGAGAAAATAAATCTATATTAGCTAATGCTTCCAAAGCTGCTCTATTAGAGACCGGGGCTAAAATTGAGGTTCCACCATTTATCGAAGCAGGTGATATCATAAAAATAGACACGCGTTCGTACGAATACATACAGAGGGTATAG
- a CDS encoding tetratricopeptide repeat protein, with amino-acid sequence MNLGSFSINSFIFTPFKELAKEKPYLGLGPYAEISLKIFLELSQQELTNARGVCKEWKQLIEQMDGWKRLHLKKIKSNLPTSNQLAANEANSLNPFPAHWNSSQIAKSLWYDPSTIISDAVEIKVNAVAAYLHKEGFELKGVAGDGDCFFSAFLGSYKGLSRKIPLLEEQSNKISYLRQVLSDIVKHTDSKRAKEIIKKGSRVSGLDEGDLLARALSIPIRLVTVNEDSLGCGINDMLISSKVGLTSKKDRSQEWETIPQEERPQDYIFIVDLGGHFIYAQKPLKQDKILLSKSKTPTNFLFSNSLSTNALKNTLKTLESQELLSDKEIKELEQAYTQALQMAVQEKDPLQESFCIEKLGDIYLRKQTSETLLQAAGLYNYALRLAPQERQKALKARLAQAQNLLVRECKGKPFDSVLIEKQFERNRNKLKKFREEIEKKIQTLSENPPSQEVRELYGEIAHEIKIFFGQLVIQAMHQLDTAPCEYAMIGFGSLAREEMTPYSDLEFGILIQEDTPVNRKYFRNLTNLIHLQVINLGETILPALNIPCLKAIGFFDGITSRGFAFDGAGVEGKGCKTPLGNGKTFELIQTPEQMAQYVGKDEKGQWWHKKEPHLPMELLNFTHLLGNEELTKAYDEKIQEILNTSYQENLDLRHYLAKQHLVLADMIAFNPRMDLHRHGMLFQVKNDFYRFPHLAFDRLALLKKIEASDTFTRMDKLSELKIITKEATEKLKDWMSLALFMRLKTYSHYQAQKEMMNPLLKPFGFEDPGLIQQQFALDHTTLKKIKKIYHLFIPFYQSIHEFLAGNEDKLKSSDLEDNSLETQGDIYRRLFQHKEAEKCYLLAEQENPQNTEVLSALAIIYHEQGNLDKAIDYSNKALAITIKLFGEYHPGMAREYNTLGLIYKEKGSLAQAEEYINKALAINLNFFGENRLSVAVNYHELGGIYQSQGNLGKAKEYVKKALTIDLKLFGENHPTVANHYNNLGQISQKQGKLDKAAKYSTKALAINLKRFGEYHCVVATCYNNLGMIYKEKGNLGEAEEYVKKALAIDLKLFGGNHPTVAIRYNNLGYIYQEQGNLDQAEKYSNQALAINLELFGKNYPSLATDYNNLGAIYRERGNLDKAEEHVKKALAMGSELFDEYHPHMANFYNNLGLIYQEQGNLGKAEKYINKALAIDLKLSDEYCPTVANCYNNLGQIYLEQGNLNQAAKYSNKALIIDFKLFGEHNPVIARDYNNLGLICKERGILDKAEEYIHKALAINLKLSEEYRPMVANCYNNLGVIYLEQGHLDKAKEYISKALAINLKLFGENHPQVAIDYNNLGIIYRKQGNLDKAEEYISKALAINLKLFGENHPKVAIDYNNLGTIYREQGHLDRALESIGKALAINLKLFGENNSNVASYYNNLAQIYETQGNIGQAEEYTSKALAINLKLFGENHPLMATCYHNLGMIYKEQNKLDKAAEHSNKALAINLEFLGENHPTVAINYSSLGVICQEQGNLGQAEEYTNKALAINLKFLGENHPNVATCYNNLGQIYQKQGNLDKAAEYVKKALTIDLKLFGEHHPDVAIDYSNLGIIYQKQGNLVQAIESINKALAIDLKLFGEYHLQVAILYNTLGQIYQAQGNLDKAEEYIHKAFIINLMLYGEFVIEKI; translated from the coding sequence ATGAACTTAGGAAGTTTCTCTATTAACTCTTTTATATTTACTCCATTTAAGGAACTAGCAAAAGAAAAGCCTTATCTAGGGCTAGGCCCGTATGCAGAAATTAGCTTAAAGATTTTCCTGGAGCTGAGTCAGCAAGAACTAACTAACGCACGAGGTGTTTGTAAAGAGTGGAAGCAATTAATTGAGCAAATGGATGGATGGAAAAGGCTCCATTTAAAGAAAATTAAAAGTAATTTACCCACATCTAATCAGCTTGCTGCTAATGAAGCAAATTCCTTGAATCCTTTCCCAGCTCACTGGAACTCATCTCAAATAGCTAAATCTTTATGGTATGATCCTTCAACTATTATTAGTGATGCAGTAGAAATAAAAGTAAATGCTGTAGCTGCCTATCTACATAAAGAAGGTTTTGAATTAAAAGGGGTTGCAGGTGACGGCGATTGCTTTTTCAGTGCTTTTTTAGGAAGCTATAAAGGGCTTTCTAGGAAGATTCCATTGCTAGAAGAGCAAAGTAATAAAATCTCCTATTTAAGGCAAGTGCTTTCAGACATTGTTAAGCACACTGACAGTAAAAGGGCGAAAGAAATAATTAAAAAAGGAAGTCGGGTAAGTGGCTTGGACGAAGGAGATTTATTAGCCCGGGCTTTATCTATTCCTATAAGATTAGTTACAGTGAATGAAGACTCTTTGGGATGTGGCATTAATGATATGCTTATCTCTTCAAAAGTAGGCTTAACATCTAAAAAAGATAGATCCCAGGAATGGGAAACTATTCCTCAAGAAGAAAGGCCTCAAGACTATATTTTTATTGTGGATTTAGGTGGTCATTTTATCTACGCTCAAAAGCCCTTAAAGCAAGATAAAATCCTTCTTTCAAAGTCGAAAACCCCCACTAATTTTCTTTTTTCTAATTCTCTATCTACAAATGCATTAAAAAACACCCTCAAAACATTGGAGAGCCAGGAACTTTTATCAGACAAGGAGATAAAAGAATTAGAACAAGCCTATACGCAAGCTTTACAAATGGCTGTTCAAGAAAAAGATCCTCTTCAAGAAAGCTTTTGCATAGAAAAACTAGGCGATATTTATCTAAGAAAACAAACGTCTGAAACGCTTCTGCAAGCGGCAGGGCTTTATAATTATGCCTTACGCCTAGCTCCTCAAGAGCGTCAAAAAGCTCTTAAAGCTAGACTTGCTCAAGCACAGAATTTACTTGTTAGAGAATGTAAAGGTAAACCTTTTGATTCTGTGTTAATAGAGAAACAATTTGAACGCAATCGTAACAAATTAAAAAAATTTAGAGAAGAAATAGAGAAGAAAATTCAAACCCTGTCAGAGAATCCTCCTTCCCAAGAGGTGAGAGAGCTTTATGGCGAGATAGCTCACGAGATAAAAATTTTCTTCGGACAGCTTGTAATACAAGCCATGCATCAATTAGATACTGCGCCTTGTGAGTATGCCATGATAGGCTTTGGCTCATTAGCTAGAGAAGAGATGACTCCTTATTCCGACTTAGAATTTGGCATTCTTATACAAGAAGATACTCCTGTAAATAGGAAGTACTTTAGAAATCTGACCAATTTAATTCATTTACAGGTTATCAATTTAGGGGAAACTATTCTTCCTGCTTTGAACATCCCTTGCTTAAAAGCAATAGGCTTTTTCGATGGCATTACGTCGCGGGGCTTTGCCTTTGATGGAGCAGGAGTAGAAGGAAAAGGCTGTAAAACTCCTCTGGGGAATGGTAAGACATTTGAGCTTATTCAAACTCCTGAACAGATGGCCCAATATGTGGGTAAAGATGAAAAAGGCCAGTGGTGGCATAAAAAAGAGCCCCATCTTCCTATGGAATTGCTAAACTTTACTCATTTGTTAGGCAACGAGGAGCTAACTAAAGCCTATGATGAAAAAATTCAAGAAATACTCAATACGTCTTATCAAGAAAACCTTGATCTGCGCCATTATTTAGCCAAGCAGCACCTTGTGCTAGCTGATATGATAGCTTTTAACCCGCGAATGGATTTACACAGGCATGGCATGCTTTTTCAAGTTAAAAATGATTTTTATAGGTTTCCTCATTTAGCTTTTGACCGGTTAGCGCTGCTTAAAAAAATAGAGGCTTCCGACACTTTTACTAGGATGGATAAGCTAAGTGAATTAAAGATTATAACGAAAGAGGCTACTGAAAAGTTAAAGGATTGGATGAGCCTAGCCTTATTCATGCGCCTTAAGACTTATTCTCATTATCAGGCGCAAAAAGAGATGATGAATCCTCTCCTTAAACCTTTTGGCTTTGAGGATCCAGGTCTTATTCAACAGCAGTTTGCCCTAGATCATACAACTCTAAAGAAGATAAAAAAAATCTACCACCTCTTTATTCCTTTCTATCAATCTATTCACGAATTTTTAGCAGGCAATGAAGATAAACTTAAATCTTCTGATTTGGAGGATAACTCACTAGAGACGCAAGGCGATATATACCGGAGGCTTTTTCAGCATAAAGAAGCAGAAAAATGTTATCTTTTAGCAGAACAAGAAAATCCACAAAATACAGAAGTTTTAAGTGCTCTTGCAATCATTTACCACGAGCAAGGCAATTTAGATAAAGCAATAGATTATAGCAACAAAGCGCTTGCCATTACCATCAAGCTTTTTGGTGAATATCACCCCGGGATGGCAAGAGAGTACAACACCCTAGGACTAATATACAAAGAGAAAGGCAGTTTAGCTCAGGCAGAAGAGTATATTAACAAAGCGCTTGCCATCAACCTTAATTTTTTTGGTGAAAATCGTCTCTCCGTGGCAGTCAATTACCACGAGCTGGGGGGAATCTACCAGAGCCAAGGCAATTTAGGCAAAGCGAAAGAGTATGTTAAAAAAGCGCTTACCATTGACCTTAAACTTTTTGGTGAAAATCATCCTACCGTGGCAAACCATTACAATAACCTAGGACAAATCTCCCAAAAGCAAGGCAAATTAGATAAGGCGGCAAAGTATAGTACCAAAGCGCTTGCCATCAACCTTAAGCGTTTTGGTGAATACCATTGCGTAGTGGCAACTTGTTACAACAACCTGGGAATGATCTACAAAGAGAAAGGCAATTTAGGCGAAGCGGAAGAGTATGTTAAAAAAGCGCTTGCCATTGACCTTAAGCTTTTTGGCGGAAATCATCCTACCGTAGCAATTCGTTACAACAACCTAGGATACATCTATCAAGAGCAAGGCAATTTAGACCAGGCGGAAAAGTATAGCAACCAAGCGCTTGCCATCAATCTTGAGCTTTTTGGTAAAAATTATCCCAGCCTTGCAACCGATTACAACAATCTAGGGGCAATCTACCGAGAACGAGGCAATTTAGACAAAGCGGAAGAGCATGTTAAAAAAGCGCTTGCCATGGGTAGTGAGCTTTTTGATGAATATCATCCCCATATGGCAAATTTCTACAATAACCTAGGACTAATCTACCAAGAACAAGGCAATTTAGGCAAAGCAGAAAAATATATTAACAAAGCGCTTGCCATTGACCTTAAGCTTTCTGATGAATATTGCCCCACTGTGGCAAATTGTTACAACAACCTAGGACAAATCTATCTAGAACAAGGCAATTTAAACCAGGCGGCAAAGTATAGCAATAAAGCGCTTATCATTGATTTTAAGCTGTTTGGAGAACATAATCCTGTGATTGCAAGGGATTACAACAACCTAGGACTAATCTGCAAAGAGCGAGGCATTTTAGACAAAGCAGAAGAGTATATTCACAAAGCGCTTGCCATCAACCTTAAGCTTTCTGAGGAATATCGTCCTATGGTGGCAAATTGTTACAATAACCTAGGAGTAATCTACCTAGAGCAAGGCCATTTAGACAAAGCGAAAGAGTATATTAGCAAAGCGCTTGCCATCAACCTTAAGCTTTTTGGTGAAAATCATCCCCAGGTTGCAATCGATTACAACAATCTAGGGATAATCTACCGAAAGCAAGGTAATCTAGACAAAGCAGAAGAGTATATTAGCAAAGCGCTTGCCATCAACCTTAAGCTTTTTGGTGAAAATCATCCCAAGGTTGCAATCGATTACAACAATCTGGGGACAATCTACCGAGAGCAAGGCCATTTAGATAGAGCTTTAGAGTCTATTGGCAAAGCGCTCGCCATTAACCTTAAGCTTTTTGGGGAAAATAATTCTAATGTGGCAAGTTATTACAATAACTTAGCACAAATCTACGAAACTCAAGGCAATATAGGCCAAGCCGAAGAGTATACTAGCAAAGCGCTTGCCATCAACCTTAAGCTTTTTGGTGAAAATCATCCCTTGATGGCAACTTGTTACCACAACTTGGGAATGATCTACAAAGAACAAAACAAGCTAGACAAAGCAGCAGAGCATAGCAATAAAGCGCTCGCCATTAACCTTGAGTTTCTTGGTGAAAATCATCCCACAGTGGCAATCAACTACAGCAGCTTAGGGGTAATCTGTCAAGAGCAAGGCAATCTAGGCCAAGCGGAAGAGTATACTAACAAAGCGCTCGCCATTAACCTTAAGTTTCTTGGTGAAAATCATCCCAACGTGGCAACCTGTTACAACAATCTAGGGCAAATCTACCAAAAGCAAGGCAATCTAGATAAAGCGGCAGAGTATGTAAAAAAAGCGCTTACCATTGACCTTAAGCTTTTTGGTGAACATCATCCCGATGTGGCAATCGATTACAGCAACTTAGGAATAATCTACCAAAAGCAAGGCAATTTAGTCCAGGCGATAGAGTCTATTAACAAAGCACTTGCCATCGATCTTAAGCTTTTTGGTGAATATCATCTCCAGGTGGCAATTCTTTACAACACCCTAGGACAAATCTACCAAGCTCAAGGCAATTTAGATAAGGCGGAAGAGTATATTCATAAAGCGTTTATCATCAATCTAATGCTTTATGGAGAATTTGTAATAGAGAAGATTTAA
- the queD gene encoding 6-carboxytetrahydropterin synthase QueD — protein MYELEKIFCFEAAHFLNHHDGKCKSMHGHSYSLHVIIRKESLQKEGPKKNMVIDFQDLADLIQPMLKKYLDHQCLNETLQSDSTTVEFVCKWIYDYLKPMLPELYAITLYETASSKATYWM, from the coding sequence ATGTATGAATTGGAAAAAATTTTTTGTTTCGAAGCAGCTCACTTTTTAAACCATCATGATGGTAAGTGCAAAAGTATGCATGGCCACTCCTATAGTCTCCATGTCATTATCCGAAAGGAATCTTTACAAAAAGAGGGGCCCAAGAAAAACATGGTGATAGATTTTCAAGATCTCGCTGATCTTATCCAGCCTATGCTAAAAAAATATTTAGATCATCAGTGCTTGAATGAGACCCTACAGTCGGATTCTACGACGGTAGAATTTGTGTGCAAATGGATTTATGATTATCTTAAGCCCATGCTACCCGAACTGTATGCTATCACCCTTTATGAAACAGCCTCTTCAAAAGCGACTTACTGGATGTAA